The genomic window GCGTTGGTGCTCAGGGCGAGCAGGCAGAACTGCCGCATCGCCGAATCCGCGTCCAGATGGGCATCCCTCTCCAGGTCCCGGATCCACGCCACGTCGCCGCGGACCTCCTCGTCGGGCGGATCGGCGCCCGTGCACAGGCGGATCGCCCTGCGGACCTGCTCCCGCAGCGAGCCGGGGCGTTCGCGGACGAGCCGCTCCGCCAGCCGCGAGGCCTGCTCGTTGGCGAACTCCCCGTTCAGCAGGCCGAGCGCCTGAGACGGCACCGTGGTCGTATAGCGGACCGGACAGCTCGAGTCCGTATCGGGGGCGTCGTGGGTGGCCAGGATCGGCAATTGCAGCGAGCGTTTGACGTGCACATAGACGCTCCGCCGGGCGGCCTCATCCGGCGGCGAGACGGCCCAGCCCTGGCCCGGGACCGATTGCCCGGCCAGAACTTCCTGGGGAATCGGCGGGCAGACGCTCGGCCCGCCCGCCTTCTCATTGAGAGAACCACTGACGGCCAGGATGGAATCCCGGACCTCCTCCCCGGAGAGCCGTCGCATCGGGAACCGCCAGAAGAGGAGATTGCCGGGGTCCCTTGCGAGGCCGGCCTCCGAGGCCCTCGAGGACATCCGGTACGCGCTGGACAGGAGGATCAGCCGGTGCATCCGCTTGAGGGTCCAGCCACCGTCCATGAGCTCGGCCGCAAGCCAGTCGAGGAGCTCCGGGTGCGTCGCAGGCTCGCCCAGCGCACCGAAGTCGTTGGGCGTCGGCACGATCCCCCGGCCGAAATGGAACTGCCAGATCCGATTCGCCATCACCCGCGCGGTCATCGGGTTGCGACGATCCGTCAGCCACTCCGCGAACGCCCGCCGCTTGCCCGGCCCCCGCGTGAAGGTGGAGTAGCCCTCGCCGAGCATGCCCGGCGTCCCCGGCTCCACGACCGGGCCGAGCAGGTTCGGATTCCCTCGCAGGAGGACGTGCGTCTCCGCCTGGCCGCGCTCGCGGACGCACATGACCGGCACGCCGGGCGCGGGGCCGACCTTCTTCAGGTCCTTGCCGTCGGGATGAGTCAGGTCGTGGAAGAAGGCGAGCAGGCGATAGTAATCGGCCTGGGGGATCGGGTCCTTCTTGTGGTCGTGGCAGCGGGCGCAGTTGATGGAGAGGCCAAGGAAGACCTGGCCGGCCGTGGAGACGATCCCATCGAGGCCATCATATCTGGCCTGTGCCCGGTCGACGGGCTCGTCGTCCCACAGGCCCAGGCGATAGAAGCCGGTCGCCGTCATCGCGTCCACGGAGGTCGGATCGATCTCGTCGCCGGCGATCTGCTCGTGGAGGAACCGGTCGTAGGGCTTGTCGTCGTTGAAGGAGCGGACCACGTAGTCGCGGTATCGCCACGCGAAGGGCTTCGGGCCGTCCCGCTCGTAGCCGTTGGTCTCGGCGTAGCGCACCAGGTCCAGCCAGTGCCGTCCCCAGGCTTCGCCGTACCGCGGGGATGCGAGGAGCCGCTCCACGAGCCTCGCGTCCGCGTCCTGCGAGCCGTCGGCCAGGTACGCATCCACCTCCTCCGGGGTCGGCGGCAGCCCGGTCAGGTCGTAGGTCACCCGGCGGATCCAGGCCACCCTGTCGGCCGGCGGCCTGGGAGCGAGGCCCTGGGGCTCGAGCTTCGCGAGCAGGAAGGCGTCGATCGGGTTTCGGACCCAGTCGGAATGGACGACTTCGGGGACCGGAGGGCGTTCCACGGCGTGGAACACGACCTTGGGCCGGGGCCTGGCATTCGGCCTCGCAGGCGGGGCCTTTGCGGCGTCGAGGCCGGTCGCCTCCTTACCGGGCGTCCAGGCGAGCCCTTCGCGGACCCATCGGTCGAGCGCGGCGATTTCCTCGTCCGGCAGTCTACCGGCCGGCGGCATCTCCAAGCCCTCATAGCGGACCGCCTGGAGGATCAGGCTCTGGTCCGGCTGATCCAGCGACACGGCGGGCC from Aquisphaera giovannonii includes these protein-coding regions:
- a CDS encoding PSD1 and planctomycete cytochrome C domain-containing protein, whose translation is MPELGSPQERTQGIGLRRYVAGLAALTLLGFLASNAEGGDGSKGVLDPARIEFFRSRVEPILKARCVKCHGGEPKVRGGLRLDSRAAILEGGDQGPAVSLDQPDQSLILQAVRYEGLEMPPAGRLPDEEIAALDRWVREGLAWTPGKEATGLDAAKAPPARPNARPRPKVVFHAVERPPVPEVVHSDWVRNPIDAFLLAKLEPQGLAPRPPADRVAWIRRVTYDLTGLPPTPEEVDAYLADGSQDADARLVERLLASPRYGEAWGRHWLDLVRYAETNGYERDGPKPFAWRYRDYVVRSFNDDKPYDRFLHEQIAGDEIDPTSVDAMTATGFYRLGLWDDEPVDRAQARYDGLDGIVSTAGQVFLGLSINCARCHDHKKDPIPQADYYRLLAFFHDLTHPDGKDLKKVGPAPGVPVMCVRERGQAETHVLLRGNPNLLGPVVEPGTPGMLGEGYSTFTRGPGKRRAFAEWLTDRRNPMTARVMANRIWQFHFGRGIVPTPNDFGALGEPATHPELLDWLAAELMDGGWTLKRMHRLILLSSAYRMSSRASEAGLARDPGNLLFWRFPMRRLSGEEVRDSILAVSGSLNEKAGGPSVCPPIPQEVLAGQSVPGQGWAVSPPDEAARRSVYVHVKRSLQLPILATHDAPDTDSSCPVRYTTTVPSQALGLLNGEFANEQASRLAERLVRERPGSLREQVRRAIRLCTGADPPDEEVRGDVAWIRDLERDAHLDADSAMRQFCLLALSTNAFLYLD